A window of the Bacillota bacterium genome harbors these coding sequences:
- the nusB gene encoding transcription antitermination factor NusB, which translates to MSSSTLRKHTAGTRRMARELALRLLYQVDIAQMPLDECFAFAIEHMPIDEEGQRFAYELASGTLQNLQRIDSIIARFAIGWPPERQPAPDRNVLRLAIYELLHHPETPPGVVISEAVELAKKYNSDESGKFVNGVLASVLKHLEEYR; encoded by the coding sequence ATGAGCAGTTCTACATTGCGAAAACATACTGCCGGTACCCGTCGCATGGCAAGGGAACTGGCTTTGCGCCTGCTGTATCAGGTGGATATTGCACAGATGCCGCTGGACGAATGCTTTGCCTTTGCGATAGAGCATATGCCCATCGACGAAGAGGGACAGCGGTTTGCCTACGAACTGGCTTCTGGCACTCTGCAGAACCTGCAAAGGATCGACTCCATCATCGCCCGGTTCGCTATTGGCTGGCCACCCGAACGTCAGCCTGCTCCCGACCGCAACGTGCTTCGTCTGGCGATATACGAGCTGCTGCATCATCCCGAAACGCCACCCGGTGTGGTCATCAGTGAGGCGGTAGAACTGGCGAAGAAGTATAACTCGGACGAGTCCGGCAAATTCGTCAACGGTGTTTTGGCGAGCGTATTGAAACATCTGGAGGAGTACCGGTGA
- the accC gene encoding acetyl-CoA carboxylase biotin carboxylase subunit has translation MFQKILIANRGEIALRIIRACKELGIATVAVYSEADADSLHVQAADEAVCIGPGPGKDSYLNIPNVIMAAIITGAEAIHPGYGYLSERASFAEACEASGLVFIGPPPSAIEKMGDKAVAREIVRHAKVPVVPGTHGAVRSEQEALKQAQRIGYPVLVKAVAGGGGKGIRLAENAEELSRVLQLAQSEALAAFGSPEVYVEKFIPDPRHVEVQVLADSYGNVIHLGERECSIQTARRQKMVEEAPASVVAPALRQKMGEAAVRAAKAVGYVNAGTVEFLLDSKGNFYFIEMNTRIQVEHPVTEQITGVDIVREQIRIAAKERLHLSQRDVQWRGHSIECRLTAEDPDNDFAPCVGKITHLVLPGGPGVRVDTHLYPGYVIPPYYDSLLAKIIVWAEDRPSAIARMKRALEETRVEGVKTNLPFLKRIIDHPEYQKGNVSTQFLRRYLRNGTE, from the coding sequence ATGTTCCAGAAGATACTGATAGCCAATAGAGGCGAGATTGCGTTGCGCATTATTCGCGCGTGTAAGGAACTCGGCATAGCTACCGTAGCTGTGTATTCCGAAGCGGACGCGGATAGCCTGCACGTGCAGGCGGCTGATGAGGCTGTGTGTATCGGTCCCGGGCCGGGTAAAGACAGCTACCTGAACATCCCCAACGTGATTATGGCAGCCATCATCACCGGCGCAGAAGCCATCCATCCGGGCTATGGCTACCTCTCGGAACGCGCCAGCTTCGCTGAGGCGTGTGAAGCGAGCGGACTGGTGTTCATCGGTCCGCCACCATCTGCTATCGAGAAAATGGGGGATAAAGCAGTCGCACGTGAAATCGTGCGCCACGCCAAGGTACCTGTCGTGCCCGGCACACACGGCGCGGTGCGCAGCGAACAGGAAGCGCTCAAGCAGGCACAGCGTATTGGCTATCCCGTACTGGTGAAAGCTGTAGCTGGCGGCGGAGGCAAAGGCATCCGTCTGGCCGAGAACGCCGAAGAGCTATCTCGCGTCCTGCAGCTGGCACAGAGTGAGGCTCTGGCGGCATTTGGTTCGCCAGAGGTATACGTGGAAAAGTTCATCCCTGACCCGCGCCACGTAGAGGTGCAGGTGCTTGCCGATTCCTATGGCAACGTCATCCATCTGGGTGAGCGCGAATGTTCTATTCAAACCGCGCGACGTCAAAAAATGGTAGAAGAAGCTCCGGCTTCTGTGGTGGCTCCCGCCCTTCGCCAGAAGATGGGTGAAGCGGCGGTACGCGCGGCGAAGGCGGTTGGTTACGTCAACGCAGGTACGGTAGAATTTCTTCTGGACAGCAAAGGCAACTTCTACTTTATCGAAATGAACACGCGCATTCAGGTGGAACATCCCGTTACCGAGCAAATCACCGGGGTGGACATCGTGCGCGAGCAGATACGTATCGCCGCAAAAGAACGGTTGCATCTGTCTCAACGTGACGTGCAGTGGCGTGGACACTCCATAGAGTGTCGCCTCACCGCTGAGGACCCTGACAACGATTTTGCCCCCTGCGTGGGCAAGATCACGCATCTGGTACTGCCGGGGGGACCGGGCGTGCGCGTGGACACCCACCTGTACCCGGGCTATGTCATACCCCCCTACTACGACTCCCTGCTCGCCAAGATTATCGTGTGGGCTGAAGATAGACCGTCCGCGATAGCACGTATGAAGCGAGCACTGGAAGAGACACGGGTGGAGGGTGTCAAAACCAATCTGCCTTTCCTGAAGCGCATCATCGACCACCCGGAGTATCAAAAGGGGAACGTGTCTACTCAGTTCCTGCGCCGATACCTGCGAAACGGTACGGAGTGA
- a CDS encoding acetyl-CoA carboxylase, biotin carboxyl carrier protein — protein sequence MVQTELERIERLLELLHQSDASELEVETNGWRLRARRQVAVAVPTSPEPEAEQVQLPAEPPSVWVRSPLVGFFQPRPKPLQVGDKVKKNEVVCMIKAMGLMNEVRSPADGRVVEVCVEGGVAVEYGQPLYRIVEESDDETSA from the coding sequence ATGGTACAAACCGAGTTAGAACGGATTGAAAGATTACTGGAACTGCTCCATCAGAGCGATGCCAGCGAACTGGAGGTGGAGACGAACGGCTGGAGGCTGCGCGCGAGGCGGCAGGTGGCTGTGGCTGTTCCAACCAGCCCTGAACCAGAAGCAGAGCAAGTTCAACTGCCTGCTGAACCTCCGTCTGTGTGGGTACGCTCCCCGCTGGTCGGTTTCTTCCAGCCCCGTCCCAAACCGCTACAGGTGGGCGATAAGGTGAAGAAGAATGAGGTCGTATGCATGATTAAAGCCATGGGGTTGATGAACGAAGTGCGAAGCCCCGCAGACGGTCGTGTGGTGGAAGTGTGTGTGGAAGGGGGAGTAGCCGTCGAGTACGGGCAGCCCCTGTACCGCATCGTGGAGGAGAGCGACGATGAAACGAGCGCGTGA
- the efp gene encoding elongation factor P has product MIDTSDFRNGLHIIVDGDIYTIIEFMHVKPGKGGAFVRTKLKNVRTGAVLDKTFRAGERMEQAFLERKPMQFLYNQDDEYYLMDMDTYDQIMVRREQFGEGIKYLKENMEVTVLMHEGRVVGVEMPWFVELQVVETDPGVRGDTASGGSKPATLETGAVVRVPFHINVGDIIKVDTRTDQYLERVKTQ; this is encoded by the coding sequence TTGATAGACACCAGCGACTTCCGCAACGGTCTACATATCATCGTAGATGGCGACATCTACACCATCATCGAGTTCATGCATGTCAAACCCGGCAAAGGCGGAGCATTTGTGCGCACCAAGCTGAAGAATGTGCGTACCGGCGCTGTGCTGGATAAGACCTTCCGTGCCGGTGAACGCATGGAGCAGGCGTTCCTCGAGCGCAAGCCCATGCAGTTCCTCTATAACCAGGACGATGAGTACTACCTGATGGACATGGACACGTACGACCAGATTATGGTGCGCCGTGAGCAGTTCGGTGAAGGCATCAAGTACCTCAAAGAGAATATGGAGGTAACAGTACTGATGCACGAGGGGCGCGTGGTCGGCGTGGAGATGCCCTGGTTTGTAGAACTGCAGGTGGTAGAAACGGACCCCGGCGTACGAGGTGATACCGCCTCTGGAGGCTCCAAGCCCGCTACACTAGAGACTGGTGCGGTGGTGCGCGTGCCGTTCCATATCAATGTGGGCGACATAATCAAAGTGGATACACGCACCGACCAGTATCTTGAGCGCGTGAAAACGCAGTAG
- a CDS encoding exo-alpha-sialidase: MLLLLVAVALVQPALKVGVIADDLVDYSTWAKPYASEWTGEKIASLLREEGFEVHLLTREQLNLAGLQQFGAVLIATDHTYPEIGAWGGPVAQALVEYVRSGGIYVMPIGVPHFIAKDIQTGRLDSDHWADFFDLRASTAQGVLPLRLTKQGRAIDLPDPQHLNVPPIRQILPERSAVLVWSSNYVPCLVAVPFGSGWLIHWGAGEKMDASVRDYWIRAAGKTIRAAKAGRLRAVPPAELMREEGLEGKSLDDLDRELFAPAPSPLSGTPAVTVRLSPDAERSTQSSRKVLSLDGACQMLGLPKGRGDERMLLQGKGWEDAISAETP, encoded by the coding sequence GTGCTGCTGCTTCTGGTTGCTGTCGCGCTGGTTCAGCCTGCGCTGAAAGTCGGTGTCATCGCCGATGATTTGGTAGACTACTCCACGTGGGCAAAGCCGTATGCTTCCGAATGGACGGGGGAGAAGATTGCCAGCCTCCTTCGGGAGGAAGGGTTCGAAGTTCACCTGCTCACCCGAGAGCAGCTCAATCTCGCCGGTCTGCAGCAGTTTGGTGCCGTTCTGATTGCCACCGACCACACTTACCCTGAGATTGGCGCGTGGGGTGGCCCGGTGGCTCAGGCTCTGGTAGAATATGTGAGGAGCGGCGGGATCTACGTGATGCCGATTGGCGTCCCGCACTTCATTGCCAAAGACATCCAGACTGGTCGGTTGGATTCCGACCATTGGGCGGATTTCTTTGACTTACGTGCGTCCACCGCGCAAGGCGTGCTTCCGCTTCGATTGACAAAACAAGGAAGAGCCATTGACCTACCCGACCCTCAGCATTTGAACGTTCCGCCTATTCGCCAGATTCTGCCCGAGCGGAGCGCAGTGCTGGTATGGAGTAGTAATTATGTCCCGTGTCTGGTCGCGGTGCCTTTTGGAAGCGGCTGGTTGATCCACTGGGGCGCAGGAGAAAAGATGGATGCCTCCGTCCGCGATTACTGGATTCGCGCTGCAGGCAAGACCATCCGCGCGGCAAAAGCGGGACGATTGAGAGCGGTACCTCCTGCAGAACTCATGCGTGAGGAGGGGCTGGAAGGCAAGTCACTGGACGACCTGGACCGCGAACTGTTTGCACCAGCACCATCGCCTCTGTCAGGGACGCCGGCAGTCACGGTGCGGTTGTCACCGGACGCAGAACGTTCCACACAGTCCTCTCGCAAGGTTCTGTCTCTGGACGGCGCGTGTCAGATGCTGGGATTGCCGAAGGGCAGGGGCGATGAACGGATGCTGTTGCAGGGCAAGGGGTGGGAGGATGCCATCTCTGCGGAGACACCCTGA
- a CDS encoding glycoside hydrolase family 2, protein MQRIDLNGEWHLSYRPQLQRHISLHAVDFSKMPVVPACVPGNVELDLIRAGMLPELSVGNNIYRLREYETCEWWYRRRFDAPGIPDGHTAELVFDGLDCLAEVWLNGTFVGEASNMLIPHRFEVTSALKSGENEIVVRIRSAVLEGRERIPAPFESASPCGFESLAVRKAPHMYGWDIMPRVVTAGIWRDVYVRFLPPTRWRSVYWATTAVDAQRGSAVVFVDWDFITDEHCIDDWQVRLRLSRDGETVHESLHPVFHTHGRAWLHLQSVHLWWPRGYGEPVLYDAAADLLDARGNVLDTHRCRIGLRTAKLEYTEVTTPENPGEFVFVVNGVKVFAKGTNWVPLDAFHSRDVQHLKPTFDMLVDLNCNMVRCWGGNVYEPDAFFDLCDEHGVMVWQDFAFACAIYPDEIIPAARQEAEEVVHRLRNHPSLVLWCGNNEIDHTYFWTGMGIDPNTDKISRQVHAEVVRRLDPFRSYLPSSPYVSPEAMRRGGDANLTPEQHLWGPRDDFKGPNYTRSLAHFVSEIGYHGCPDRRSLEQMMEPEHLWPWQDNDQWLTHAVRPLPQMTDYNYRIPLMAKQIAVLFDNVPDNLDDFILASQISQAEALKFFIERWRQRKWRTTGILWWNLRDGWPIISDAIVDYYYRKKLAYVYIQRVQTDVCAMLSEPENGVHTLIVVNDTLNPVDGEVEVTDADSGNQLLRVAFTVEPNGKSVTGSIPQVRQPALWLIRWSISGGGAFLNHYLAGNRPLPLDQYRRWLNLLQIPEDIGSVWRK, encoded by the coding sequence ATGCAGCGAATAGACCTGAACGGCGAGTGGCACTTGAGTTACCGTCCTCAGCTACAGAGACACATCAGTCTTCACGCCGTAGACTTTAGCAAAATGCCTGTTGTGCCCGCATGCGTGCCCGGCAACGTGGAGCTGGATTTGATACGGGCTGGCATGTTGCCTGAGCTGTCTGTGGGGAACAACATCTACCGCCTGAGAGAGTATGAGACCTGCGAGTGGTGGTATCGCAGGCGTTTCGATGCCCCTGGTATTCCTGACGGTCATACTGCCGAGCTGGTCTTCGATGGGCTCGATTGCCTTGCCGAAGTGTGGTTAAACGGCACGTTCGTGGGTGAGGCGTCGAACATGTTGATCCCGCACCGCTTTGAGGTGACCAGCGCATTGAAGTCTGGTGAAAACGAGATTGTGGTCAGGATACGTTCAGCGGTGCTGGAGGGGCGAGAGCGTATACCTGCGCCTTTCGAGAGCGCATCGCCCTGTGGTTTCGAGTCGCTGGCTGTTCGCAAAGCCCCTCACATGTACGGCTGGGACATCATGCCGCGCGTGGTGACGGCAGGCATCTGGCGAGACGTGTATGTACGATTTCTGCCACCGACTCGCTGGCGTTCAGTCTACTGGGCCACAACCGCCGTGGATGCGCAACGCGGTTCGGCAGTGGTCTTTGTGGACTGGGACTTTATCACCGATGAGCATTGCATCGACGACTGGCAGGTGCGTCTGCGCCTGTCCCGCGATGGAGAGACGGTGCATGAGAGCCTTCATCCCGTATTCCACACACACGGGCGGGCGTGGTTACACCTTCAGAGTGTACACCTGTGGTGGCCAAGAGGCTATGGAGAACCGGTGCTATACGATGCGGCTGCAGACCTGCTGGATGCACGGGGCAATGTGCTGGACACGCATCGCTGTCGGATCGGTCTGCGCACGGCGAAGCTGGAATACACAGAGGTTACCACTCCCGAGAATCCCGGAGAGTTCGTGTTCGTGGTCAACGGCGTGAAGGTGTTCGCGAAGGGAACAAACTGGGTTCCGCTGGACGCCTTCCACAGCCGCGACGTGCAACACCTGAAGCCCACCTTCGATATGCTGGTCGACCTGAACTGCAATATGGTGCGCTGCTGGGGCGGTAACGTTTACGAGCCCGACGCCTTCTTCGACCTGTGCGACGAGCATGGGGTCATGGTCTGGCAGGATTTCGCCTTTGCCTGCGCCATCTATCCCGACGAGATTATCCCCGCTGCACGGCAGGAGGCGGAAGAGGTAGTCCACCGTTTGCGCAACCATCCCAGTCTGGTTCTCTGGTGCGGCAACAATGAGATCGACCATACCTACTTCTGGACAGGTATGGGCATCGACCCCAATACGGACAAAATCAGCCGTCAGGTGCATGCCGAGGTCGTTCGGCGGCTGGACCCGTTCCGTTCGTATCTCCCCAGTTCTCCCTATGTCAGTCCCGAAGCGATGCGTCGCGGTGGAGATGCCAATCTCACCCCGGAGCAACACCTGTGGGGACCACGTGACGATTTTAAGGGACCTAACTACACCCGCTCGCTGGCGCATTTCGTCAGTGAAATCGGCTATCATGGATGTCCGGACAGGCGCAGTCTGGAGCAGATGATGGAGCCTGAACACCTGTGGCCCTGGCAGGACAACGACCAGTGGCTAACCCATGCTGTTCGCCCGCTGCCTCAAATGACTGATTACAACTACCGCATCCCGCTGATGGCAAAACAGATTGCGGTGCTTTTTGACAATGTGCCTGATAATCTGGACGACTTTATCCTCGCGTCGCAGATCAGTCAGGCTGAGGCGCTCAAGTTTTTTATCGAACGCTGGCGGCAACGCAAATGGCGCACGACGGGTATCCTGTGGTGGAATCTGCGGGACGGTTGGCCCATTATCTCGGATGCCATCGTGGATTACTACTACCGAAAGAAGCTCGCCTATGTGTATATCCAGCGGGTGCAGACAGACGTGTGCGCCATGCTCAGTGAGCCTGAGAATGGGGTTCACACGCTGATTGTGGTCAATGATACCCTGAATCCCGTAGACGGAGAGGTAGAAGTGACCGACGCGGATAGCGGAAATCAGCTGCTGCGCGTTGCGTTCACTGTGGAGCCGAACGGTAAATCGGTAACAGGTAGTATCCCACAGGTGCGTCAACCGGCGCTGTGGCTCATCCGCTGGAGTATCTCGGGAGGCGGGGCTTTCCTCAATCACTACCTTGCTGGCAATCGTCCGTTACCGCTCGATCAGTATCGTCGCTGGCTAAACTTGCTGCAAATCCCGGAGGATATCGGCTCTGTATGGAGAAAGTAA
- a CDS encoding metal-sensitive transcriptional regulator, protein MDSRNEPLPSQVIDRLKRIEGQVRGLQRMVREGRAPAEVIYQMAAVKSALEQAALHYLQWDAQRHDAPDRTARSVRETLDLIAKLL, encoded by the coding sequence ATGGATTCACGGAACGAGCCGTTGCCGTCGCAAGTGATTGACCGTCTGAAGCGCATCGAAGGACAGGTGCGCGGCTTGCAGCGCATGGTGAGGGAAGGGCGCGCGCCTGCAGAGGTTATCTATCAGATGGCGGCAGTGAAGTCGGCTCTTGAGCAAGCGGCTTTGCACTACCTGCAGTGGGATGCTCAGCGCCATGATGCGCCAGACAGGACAGCCCGCTCTGTACGGGAGACGCTAGACCTGATTGCGAAGCTGCTGTGA
- a CDS encoding OsmC family protein has protein sequence MTEIKTRWIDGLQFLSISSGGHPLVMDVSPDGGGRGEGIGPMELLLHALAGCTGVDVVSILQKKRQPLKGLEIKVRGERRQEYPRVYSQIEIEYVFRGKGLDPTALEQAIKLSEDKYCSVQAHLAAFAQVRSSYRIIEEEE, from the coding sequence ATGACCGAGATCAAGACACGCTGGATAGATGGCTTGCAGTTTCTGAGTATCTCATCAGGGGGACACCCGCTGGTGATGGACGTTTCGCCCGATGGCGGTGGGCGAGGCGAGGGCATCGGCCCTATGGAGCTGTTATTGCACGCACTGGCGGGTTGCACTGGAGTAGACGTGGTCAGCATCCTGCAAAAGAAGAGGCAACCACTGAAAGGGCTTGAGATAAAAGTGCGAGGCGAGAGACGACAGGAGTATCCACGGGTCTACTCTCAGATTGAGATAGAGTACGTCTTCAGGGGCAAAGGTCTCGATCCCACTGCGTTAGAGCAAGCCATTAAGCTGTCGGAAGACAAATACTGCAGCGTTCAAGCTCACCTGGCAGCCTTTGCGCAGGTTCGCAGCAGCTACCGGATTATCGAGGAGGAAGAGTAA
- a CDS encoding DUF302 domain-containing protein has translation MAIEQTSVGLRITVSLPYSDAVEKTVAALKTEGFGVLTTIDVKQTMREKLGEEYRPYIILGACNPPLAHRALSTTPEVGLLLPCNVVVYEAEGGCVVSAMDPTSAMQMVSHPELEAVAKEVRAKLERVLQQVAG, from the coding sequence ATGGCTATCGAGCAGACTTCAGTCGGGTTGCGGATAACGGTATCCCTGCCCTACTCAGATGCAGTAGAGAAGACCGTTGCCGCTCTCAAGACAGAGGGGTTTGGTGTGTTGACCACCATCGACGTCAAGCAGACGATGCGAGAGAAACTGGGGGAGGAGTACCGTCCCTATATTATTCTGGGTGCGTGTAACCCACCGCTGGCGCACCGCGCCCTCAGTACAACACCAGAGGTGGGGTTGCTGTTACCATGCAATGTCGTAGTGTACGAAGCAGAAGGCGGCTGCGTGGTTTCGGCGATGGACCCCACTTCCGCCATGCAGATGGTTTCGCATCCCGAGCTGGAGGCGGTGGCTAAAGAGGTGCGGGCGAAGCTGGAGCGAGTGCTGCAACAGGTTGCAGGTTAA
- the lipB gene encoding lipoyl(octanoyl) transferase LipB: MSVLHVRWLGSIDYAAAWELQRELVRQRREGAIPDTLLLLEHRPPVITLGRASHAEHLLVPPEKLLHMGIQVVETDRGGDVTYHGPGQLVGYPIMDLREHGRDVHLYLRRLEEAIIVALRHFGIEAHRKPGFTGVWVGDEKIAAMGIKVSHWVTMHGFALNVHPNLSHFGLIVPCGIHDKGVTSIQSLLEQGVTLEAVMPPVIHAFAQVFNLQPVAALAPASPAPL, encoded by the coding sequence ATGTCGGTCTTGCACGTTCGCTGGCTGGGTAGCATAGACTACGCCGCGGCATGGGAACTGCAACGTGAACTCGTCCGGCAACGGCGGGAGGGAGCCATCCCCGACACCCTGTTGCTTCTGGAACACCGCCCGCCGGTTATTACGCTGGGGCGCGCTTCCCACGCCGAACATCTGCTCGTACCACCAGAGAAACTGCTCCACATGGGCATTCAGGTAGTGGAAACGGATAGAGGCGGAGATGTTACCTACCACGGCCCCGGTCAGCTGGTGGGTTATCCCATTATGGACTTACGTGAGCACGGCAGGGATGTCCACCTCTATCTGCGCAGGCTGGAAGAGGCGATTATCGTTGCCCTGCGCCACTTTGGGATTGAAGCACACCGCAAGCCAGGGTTCACAGGCGTGTGGGTTGGCGATGAGAAAATAGCAGCGATGGGCATCAAGGTAAGTCACTGGGTGACCATGCATGGTTTCGCCCTGAACGTGCACCCGAACCTGAGCCACTTCGGACTGATTGTGCCGTGCGGTATTCACGATAAAGGGGTTACCTCCATCCAGTCCCTTCTGGAACAAGGCGTAACCCTTGAAGCGGTAATGCCACCCGTGATACATGCGTTCGCGCAGGTCTTTAACCTGCAACCTGTTGCAGCACTCGCTCCAGCTTCGCCCGCACCTCTTTAG
- a CDS encoding carbohydrate ABC transporter permease, producing MTTKRQMAPWRHSRVWRRRIAVTAVYLILIALSLAFLAPFAMMVSTSLKTEDRIFTETIEWIPNPVRWQNYADALQSFPFLLYLRNTLFVCALVVVGTVISSALPAYGFARLRWKGRDTLFLIMLATIMLPAQVTMLPVFVMFRTIGWTGTYLPLVVPPFFGSAFAIFLLRQFFLTIPRELSDAARIDGCSEWRIFWQIIVPLSVPALATVALFAFIGAWTDFINPLVYLTDESTYTLAVGLQTFVGRHSSEWNLLMAAATVVTLPLMVVFFFTQRLFIEGITLTGIKG from the coding sequence ATGACGACAAAAAGGCAGATGGCACCCTGGAGGCATTCCAGAGTATGGCGCAGGCGGATTGCTGTCACGGCGGTCTACTTGATACTGATTGCGCTCAGTCTCGCCTTCCTGGCGCCTTTTGCGATGATGGTTTCCACTTCGCTGAAAACCGAAGACCGCATCTTCACCGAGACCATCGAATGGATACCCAACCCCGTTCGGTGGCAGAACTATGCGGACGCGCTGCAGTCTTTTCCCTTCCTGCTCTACCTGCGCAATACGTTGTTCGTGTGTGCACTGGTGGTAGTGGGCACGGTGATATCTTCTGCCCTGCCGGCGTACGGCTTCGCCCGACTACGCTGGAAAGGGCGCGACACACTCTTTCTGATTATGCTGGCAACCATCATGCTCCCCGCGCAGGTCACCATGCTGCCCGTGTTTGTCATGTTCCGCACCATCGGCTGGACGGGAACATACCTGCCTCTGGTGGTACCTCCCTTCTTCGGCAGTGCGTTCGCCATCTTCCTGTTGCGCCAGTTCTTCCTCACCATCCCGCGGGAGCTGTCCGATGCGGCGCGCATCGACGGCTGTTCCGAGTGGCGAATCTTCTGGCAGATTATCGTACCGCTCTCGGTGCCTGCATTGGCGACGGTGGCTTTGTTTGCCTTCATCGGCGCGTGGACGGACTTCATCAACCCGCTGGTGTATCTGACCGACGAGAGCACCTACACGCTGGCGGTAGGGCTACAGACCTTCGTCGGACGACACAGCTCCGAGTGGAACCTGCTCATGGCTGCGGCGACAGTGGTCACTCTGCCGCTGATGGTGGTGTTCTTCTTCACCCAGCGGCTGTTTATCGAAGGCATCACGCTGACAGGAATCAAGGGATAG
- a CDS encoding sugar ABC transporter permease: MHMVKRQHNLQGWLFVSPWLAGFFVFTLYPILASLYYSFCDYRVLTPPKWVGLANYAALLTDRDYFLPSLWNTLFMLIELPLALIIGLTMALLLNHKIPGIGVFRTIYYLPSIMPVVAVAVLWLWVLNPQYGLLNAVLTSLLAPFGLQPPGWLADPKWAKPAFIMMDLWAVGGSVVIYLASLQNVPAHLYEAAEIDGAGSWHKTIHVTLPMISPVIFYNLIMGVIWTFQYFTQTFIMTQGGPQNSTLFYALYLFYNAFRDFRMGYACAMAWILFILTLIATLIVFRTSARWVYYEGERN; encoded by the coding sequence ATGCACATGGTCAAACGTCAGCATAATCTGCAAGGCTGGCTCTTTGTCTCACCGTGGCTGGCAGGGTTCTTCGTGTTCACCCTGTACCCGATACTGGCGTCGCTGTACTACAGCTTCTGCGACTACCGTGTGCTCACCCCGCCAAAGTGGGTGGGACTGGCGAATTACGCCGCACTGCTGACCGACCGCGACTATTTCCTACCCTCACTCTGGAACACGCTGTTCATGTTGATAGAGCTGCCGCTTGCGCTCATCATCGGGCTAACGATGGCGCTCCTGCTCAATCACAAGATACCCGGTATCGGCGTTTTCCGTACCATTTACTACCTGCCATCCATTATGCCGGTGGTGGCGGTGGCGGTACTGTGGCTGTGGGTATTGAACCCGCAGTATGGGCTGTTGAACGCGGTGTTAACGTCGCTACTCGCCCCGTTTGGGTTGCAGCCTCCCGGCTGGCTCGCCGACCCCAAATGGGCTAAGCCCGCCTTTATCATGATGGATTTGTGGGCGGTAGGCGGCAGCGTGGTTATTTATTTAGCCAGCTTGCAAAACGTACCGGCGCACCTTTACGAAGCGGCGGAGATTGACGGCGCGGGATCGTGGCACAAGACTATCCACGTGACCCTGCCGATGATTTCGCCCGTTATTTTTTATAACCTCATTATGGGCGTTATCTGGACGTTCCAGTACTTCACACAGACATTCATTATGACGCAGGGCGGACCGCAGAACTCCACGCTGTTCTACGCGCTGTACCTCTTCTACAACGCCTTCCGCGATTTTCGCATGGGATACGCGTGCGCGATGGCATGGATCTTGTTCATCCTGACGCTCATTGCCACGCTGATTGTGTTCCGAACATCCGCACGATGGGTCTACTACGAGGGGGAGAGAAACTGA